GCATTAACATTGAAATTTACGACTGTTGCGGCAGCTACAAAAACCGAATCGGTAAGCGGTCGTACACGATCAGCACTTAGTGTATCTTCAACACGGGTAATCATTGCTGCATCGACACCAACAATACTATGCAGTAAGACATCTACATATCCGGGAACTGCACTCGATACAGATACATCATCGATTCGCTCATCGGCACGGATTGCCCATGCTTTATAGCTGTTAATACTACCCGCTGTTGTCTGATCTTCAAACGCAAGGGCAATTCGTTCTCTTAGTTCAGAATCACTCTCTGGATTGCTTCCATTTGAAAATGCAGTAGTCTGTTCTACCGAACTCAAATATGCTTTAGGAACCATCGTTGCTGAAATCAGCGCATCACTGGAAGCGGAATAGATTTGTAGTTCTGCTGTTCCGGAAACTTCGAGTGATCCAGTAGGAATTGTTACAGTACCCAGCAGAATCGATGTGCTTCCATCATTATTTATCATCTCAAGCCCGGATTCAAGTACATAGTCATATCCTAAAACTGTATTGATCGTGAATTTGACCGTGGCGGTAGGTTTTGATCCTGGTAAACGTGTAATCCAAAAAAACGCCGCAATGAAATCTAGGTTTTCAGCCGTAGCAGATTGCCAAAAGCTACCGGCAATCTGAGCATTAAAGTGAGTCCGTAAAAGCAGTTCACGATAAGCGAATGCTTCAAGTACCGGCATGATCGTGTCGGATTCATTGGGGACATATTCAGGAACGATACCCTGATAGATCGTGACCATATTTTCTTTGATAGTTTCAAAGGTTTTGATCTCGCACATCGGAGGAATAATCATTATGCTACCCCCGTTATCGTGTCACCGTTGGACAGAGTAATAGTAAATCCGAACTTACCGTTGA
This is a stretch of genomic DNA from Sulfuricurvum sp.. It encodes these proteins:
- a CDS encoding baseplate J/gp47 family protein, coding for MIIPPMCEIKTFETIKENMVTIYQGIVPEYVPNESDTIMPVLEAFAYRELLLRTHFNAQIAGSFWQSATAENLDFIAAFFWITRLPGSKPTATVKFTINTVLGYDYVLESGLEMINNDGSTSILLGTVTIPTGSLEVSGTAELQIYSASSDALISATMVPKAYLSSVEQTTAFSNGSNPESDSELRERIALAFEDQTTAGSINSYKAWAIRADERIDDVSVSSAVPGYVDVLLHSIVGVDAAMITRVEDTLSADRVRPLTDSVFVAAATVVNFNVNAVLILDPLADAPSTLSAAESRLRERLNSIRIGHSVTLSMIISALSVDGVIDVQLIAPTANVTVSASEVAISSLVEVSIG